The Gadus macrocephalus chromosome 3, ASM3116895v1 DNA segment AAGTAAAACTTATCACACATATTGATTAACATTAACACATATATGGGCCTAGGTATCaagagtaggctagagttactgtGTCTTGTCATTCTTCACTACATCTGCATTGGAGTAAAAAGCTGgagtttacagtttgtttaaattacccgttgttggatacattgcattTCCTGTTAGTTAAATTTCAGTTCTATCTGTCTTTGTTTACAATCGGCTCAACTACTACTTGGAGATGGATAATAGAATAGGCTACATACAACTATATACAATTGATCTGTGCTGGAAtatgaaatataaaacaatTGAATATAATACAGCTTGATTATTaataacacccacacacatgattAAATTTTGTCCCACTGCCATGCTACAGCACCAGCGTCTGAGCACATGTAATTGCAGAGGATGTCTCTGTTCCTCTTGGCCTGCAGAGTGGTGTTTGTGCTGCGTGGTAGTGCAGCCTGGGCATTGGACCATGTTCACCAGGGCCATCCCGCTCGCTGGGAAGCTGGGTGTAGCCATCACCACACTGGTCACGTAGGACATTGTGCAGCACGGTGCAGGCGAGGACAATCTTGTCCACAGTCTCTGGCTGCAGGTGGATTTTTGTGGTGAAGACACGCCAGCAGTTTGCTAGTATGCCAAAGGCATTTTCCACCACCCTCCGTGCTCTTGAAAGCCTGTAATTAGAGATATAATGGTATTATTTCTTCCTAGTAAGATAGTCAATACCAACATTTTAAACGTTGTTTTGTTACAATGTGCTGAATTGTTAAAAAAGTACTGAAAGCAACTAAATAGGCCTGTTTTTATGATTTTTAGAAGGATGAAAAATTCGACCACTATTGTCATTGAAACCGTTAATTGTTATATCCCCTACCGGTAATGGAAAATCCTCTGCTCCTTGGTGAGGCCGCGGCTAGAGTAGGGCTTCAGGATATACTCCTTGAGCGGGAAAGCCTCATCGGCCACTATGGTGTAGGGTGAGAGCAGCTCTGTACCAGAAAGTGGTGCAGGGTCGGGGATGTTGGCTGAGCCCCTGAAAACCCCACCATCAGACACCCTGCCGTTGCACCCCACATCCACATAAAGGAAGCGGTAGTTGCTGTCCACCAGGGCCATCAACACAACTGAGAAGCTGTGTTTATAGTTATAAAAAGTAGACCCTGAGGATGGTGGAGGGATAATTGAGATGTGTTTCCCATCCAAGGCACCAAGGCAGTTGGGAAATTGCCACTGGTCCTGGAATGAATCCCTTTGCCACCTTCTTCCACTCCTCTGTGGTGTTGGGGCACTGAAAAGCaaagataatttttttaataatgtgtcatttgtattgatctattatttttcttttacagattgttgaaagagagagtgatgaTGTGGAGCGGctggacgaggaagaggacgtGGAAGTAGAGGAGAGCAGTGAACCCGAGGGACAAGGCAGCACCGGCCTCGTCCCTCAGGTTCAGAAGGTCGCAGGCGGTAAAAGAAAGAGGCAAACAGAAAAGCAAGAAGATGAGGTCCTAAGTGCATTTGGCAATTTTCTGAGAAACAGGAtggaacagagggaggaggacacaATGTCAATCTTTTGTAAGAACCTCGAGATGAAAATGAGGCGAATCAAGGAcccaaatattttattagatTTAGAGCACCAGCTGGAGGAAGCCTGCTACCAGGCTTCACTCAAAGATAGAGACAACCAAGCCCCCCAAGGCACAGAAAGGAAAGGTAATCCCTGATAGTCACATCACTGTCAAATATCTCTGTGACGTCATCGAACACAAATGGGCGACGTTTTATTTGTGATGCAATGGTCTGCCATCCCAGCTACATCACCATGTGATCGCTTACACCATGATGAGATGGAAATGATCCTCGAAACACGTTATTTATTGAACAGGATAACTTACTGCTCAGCATTGATCTAATGTCACTTGGTGCGATTTATACAAGCCaagaaataatatattttttaaattttatTGATGTAGAATAGTAATTTCAGATCATAAATATCAAGGGCTTTAACCATTTGAATTGGTGATGATAAAATAGAAAGGTTGTTCTGTGTTATAGCTCGATTTTGCAATCGGTACAGGTTATTTGCCAAATCTACATCAGTTCTGTTGGTTTCCAAATAAAACTCTAAACTCATCCaacctcctgtctctctgtctctgaatgTAGATCAGGGAAACACACTGAAGTCCATCTTAGTCTGACGCTGATGTGAGATCAGCGTTTGGTTTGTCTTATTTTACTGTAGTGCTGAGCATACAGGTCAGCATCTTCTCTGTGGATaaggcactctctctctctctctctctctctctctccccctctctctctctcgctctctctctcccccccccccctctctctctctctcccccccctctctctctctctctctcagtaaacTGAACTTCATGCAGCTATAAataaagcagtgtgtgtgcattctgcAGCCCCCAGTGAGTACGCACTGACCCGGCCACAGAGACGCTCTATTCTTACCCCACTGTCGGCCTGTGTGTCTATGAAGGGGATTCACTACAGTCACAGGTCACAGGTCACATTGCAATGGTTAACATGTCTCTCTCGTCATTTTCTCTGAGCTctgcagcaaacacacacacacacacacacacactctctctctctctctctctctctctctctctctctctctctctctctctctctctctctctctctctacccaaATAGGGATCTAATATGCTTTCAGTTGTTCATTATTGGGCTTGTCACCTTCCACGTATGTGTATTATTATCATAAAAAGAAGGTGTAGAATTGTCCTCATCAACTCTTACTTCGCCGCTGACTCAGTGCCAGTCTAGGGTGACTCCACCACAGACGGGATGAGTCGCTCTCCACACCTCATCAGCATCCAGCCCAACGCACTGCGTTGCAACTCTCG contains these protein-coding regions:
- the LOC132453634 gene encoding uncharacterized protein LOC132453634 gives rise to the protein MADFWSEEREEKLIRLLEDQPVLYDVGSKGYSNRDSKRRACCDIAVAIGVSEKEVGKKIHSLRTQYNRYSKAPASGSAGGRTGRQDWVLRRLSFLEPYIRKRASSSNVDEKIVERESDDVERLDEEEDVEVEESSEPEGQGSTGLVPQVQKVAGGKRKRQTEKQEDEVLSAFGNFLRNRMEQREEDTMSIFCKNLEMKMRRIKDPNILLDLEHQLEEACYQASLKDRDNQAPQGTERKGNP